A genomic window from Haladaptatus caseinilyticus includes:
- a CDS encoding NAD+ synthase codes for MIDLELSESELDAHREHITDFIDEQISAAGADSAVLGLSGGIDSTLTAYLAVEALGKENLHGLVMPGAVSREDNMSDAEWVANELEIPYDVFEINPIVDEFLNAYTEAEGDQMAVGNARARTRAVLNYLVANHQGALVLGTGNRTEALVGYFTKYGDGAVDCNPIGNLYKQQVRQLAKHVGVPDELAEKEATAGLWAGQTDEEELGIDYDTLDAVLALHVDGPVSASATARQVDGVTEDDVARIESMFARSKHKRAAPPSPESV; via the coding sequence ATGATAGATCTCGAACTGTCCGAGTCGGAGCTCGACGCTCACCGCGAGCACATCACGGATTTTATCGATGAGCAGATTTCCGCGGCGGGTGCCGATTCGGCGGTCCTGGGACTGTCGGGCGGCATCGACAGCACGCTGACGGCCTACCTCGCAGTGGAAGCTCTCGGAAAGGAAAACCTCCACGGCCTCGTCATGCCCGGTGCGGTGAGCCGGGAGGATAACATGAGCGATGCGGAGTGGGTCGCAAACGAGCTCGAAATACCCTACGACGTGTTCGAAATCAACCCCATCGTGGACGAGTTCCTGAACGCATACACCGAGGCCGAGGGTGACCAGATGGCGGTGGGCAACGCCCGCGCCAGAACGAGAGCGGTACTGAACTATCTCGTCGCCAACCACCAAGGAGCGCTCGTTCTCGGCACCGGAAACCGGACCGAGGCGCTGGTTGGCTACTTCACGAAATACGGCGACGGAGCGGTCGATTGCAATCCGATCGGTAACCTCTACAAACAGCAGGTACGCCAACTCGCGAAGCACGTCGGCGTCCCCGACGAACTCGCCGAAAAGGAAGCGACCGCCGGTCTGTGGGCCGGGCAGACCGACGAAGAGGAGTTGGGCATCGACTACGACACGCTCGATGCGGTGCTGGCACTGCACGTCGATGGTCCGGTTTCTGCCTCCGCAACTGCACGACAGGTCGATGGGGTTACCGAGGATGACGTTGCGCGAATCGAATCGATGTTCGCCCGGAGCAAGCACAAGCGCGCCGCCCCGCCGTCACCCGAATCGGTGTAA